In one window of Pseudoalteromonas rubra DNA:
- a CDS encoding RAMP superfamily CRISPR-associated protein, with the protein MKHYLLARLLVSNVAPMAISSGGREHNFDTQLARDANGLPYLPATSVTGVWRSLVLRELGKAQCDAIFGSSELRSSLTVSHGVVVDKQHQPVQVCQSQQLLEQDDYLASLLLARPHHRERVAINDRGVAKHNAKFDQLLLPAGVRFVLTVKYEFDSAHLAQDEAKRYFAQVLSVWQQRQFALGGSTRNGLGQMVLLGLDVKHVPLQKTPEHDPRTALRAFYQPSSNLTAQTKPFSAVQDWLPDGKLPAATKPLCEMTVKGLDYWRFGAGVSRLKSPAEGSADRSPDILCYSEPRVTWDEPGPQLKGQHVVLCGSAIKGILAHRVAFHYCRLNKLYAEARAQDSHEDWQKRVAGVDELFGHLDVQEHDNSFAGCLMVDDCEVVYRAQDIQVRSHTSLDRFTGGVRKGALYTEELLYQPTLTIRVWLANEARFEQLDTTTKQALKATLNDLEQGLLPLGAGSGRGTSLLQPGAQSREDSEMLKEVAL; encoded by the coding sequence ATGAAGCACTATTTATTAGCCAGATTACTGGTCAGTAATGTCGCGCCGATGGCCATAAGCTCTGGCGGACGTGAGCATAATTTTGATACGCAGCTGGCACGCGATGCCAATGGCTTACCTTATTTGCCCGCAACCAGTGTTACAGGGGTATGGCGCTCTTTAGTTTTGCGCGAACTGGGTAAAGCACAGTGCGATGCCATTTTTGGCAGTTCAGAGCTGCGTTCGTCACTGACTGTCAGTCATGGTGTGGTGGTGGACAAACAGCATCAGCCAGTGCAGGTCTGTCAAAGCCAGCAGCTGCTGGAGCAGGATGATTACCTGGCCAGCCTGTTGCTGGCCAGACCTCACCATCGCGAGCGAGTTGCCATCAACGACCGGGGAGTAGCCAAACATAACGCCAAGTTCGACCAGCTATTGTTGCCCGCCGGAGTCCGCTTTGTTCTGACGGTTAAGTATGAGTTTGACTCGGCGCACCTCGCGCAGGACGAAGCAAAGCGTTATTTCGCTCAGGTACTATCTGTCTGGCAGCAAAGACAATTTGCACTGGGTGGCTCGACTCGCAACGGTTTGGGGCAAATGGTGTTGCTGGGGTTGGACGTTAAGCATGTACCGCTGCAAAAAACACCCGAACATGATCCGCGCACGGCGTTACGCGCATTTTATCAGCCAAGCAGCAACCTCACTGCACAAACAAAGCCGTTTTCAGCAGTACAAGATTGGCTGCCAGACGGCAAGTTACCCGCAGCCACCAAGCCGCTGTGCGAAATGACGGTCAAAGGGCTGGATTACTGGCGCTTTGGAGCCGGAGTGAGTCGACTTAAATCACCGGCTGAGGGGAGCGCAGATCGTAGCCCGGATATTTTGTGTTACAGCGAGCCAAGGGTGACATGGGACGAACCGGGGCCACAACTTAAAGGTCAGCACGTGGTGCTATGCGGCAGTGCCATTAAAGGCATATTGGCGCACCGGGTGGCATTTCATTATTGCCGCCTGAACAAGCTGTACGCCGAAGCACGAGCACAGGACAGCCATGAAGACTGGCAAAAACGCGTTGCCGGCGTGGATGAGTTGTTTGGCCACCTGGATGTGCAAGAGCACGACAACTCATTTGCCGGCTGCCTGATGGTGGATGACTGTGAAGTGGTGTACCGGGCACAAGATATTCAGGTGCGCAGCCACACCAGCCTGGACCGTTTTACCGGTGGGGTTCGCAAGGGCGCATTGTATACCGAAGAGCTGCTGTATCAGCCGACTTTGACCATACGAGTCTGGCTGGCCAATGAGGCCAGATTTGAACAACTGGACACAACTACCAAACAAGCCCTCAAAGCCACCCTTAATGATCTTGAACAGGGCTTACTGCCGCTCGGGGCTGGCAGCGGAAGAGGCACCAGCTTGCTACAACCTGGCGCACAAAGCCGGGAAGATTCAGAGATGTTAAAGGAGGTCGCGCTATGA